Proteins encoded in a region of the Kryptolebias marmoratus isolate JLee-2015 linkage group LG14, ASM164957v2, whole genome shotgun sequence genome:
- the LOC108232678 gene encoding rab GTPase-activating protein 1 isoform X2: MDDKGSVGKISVSSDSVSTLNSEDFVLVSRLGDETPSSTNNGSDDEKTGLKIVGNGSEQQLQRELADVLMDPSVADTGLRSERGMSGVGIGASDHGLPASTPSPVPPGTDPLSTSPPKLEMVLPVQTVQESELNERSYRADESSSEGSPCSPIPDEDSVVFSQLTYLGCASVNAPRSEVEALRMMSILRGQCQVPLDVTLSVPGVSEGTVRLLDPHNNTEIANYPIYKILFCVRGHDGTPESDCFAFTESHYNSEIFRIHVFRCQIQEAVSRILYSFATAFRRSAKKAVLLSQQNAPLTPDSDLFTFTVSLEIREDDGKGTFSAVAKDKDKQSFKLRAGLDKKIVIYVQQTSNKELAIERCFGLLLSPGRNVKNSDMHLLDLESMGKSSDGKSYIITGSWNPNTPQFQTVNEETPKDKFMYMTTAVDLVITEVEEPVRFLLETRVRVCSPNDRLFWPFSKRSYTETFYLKLRQMERKERKSPASDTLYEVVNLESESEREKRKTTASPNILPAGPGTMAPSPPEDDEEEDNDEPLLSGSGDVSKECAEKILETWGDLLSKWHMNLSVRPKQLPALVRSGIPEALRGEVWQLLAGCHNNDHLVEEYRTLITKESPQDSAITRDINRTFPAHDYFKDTGGDGQDSLYKICKAYSVYDQEIGYCQGQSFLAAVLLLHMPEEQAFSVLVKIMFDYGLRDLFKQNFEDLHCKFFQLERLMQEYIPDLYNHFLNVGLEAHMYASQWFLTLFTAKFPLYMVFHIIDLLLCEGISVIFNVALALLKTSKDDLIQTDFEGALKFFRVPVPKRYRSEENAKKLMELACSMKINQKKLKKFEKEYHTIREQQEQQEAPIERYERENRRLQEANMRLEQENDDLAHELVSSKIALRKDLDNAEEKADALNKELLLTKQKLVESEDEKRRLEEESAQLKEMCRRELDKSESEIKKNGSIIGEYKQICSQLSERLEKQQTANRGELEKIRSKVESCEKCSSLFNKEGRVRAAGSAAPAGGPEETDEEKEALKNQLREMELELAQTKLQLVEAECKIQDLEHHLGLALNEVQAAKKTWFNRTLSSIKTVTGTQGKETT; this comes from the exons ATCGTGGGGAATGGAagtgagcagcagctccagaggGAGTTAGCGGACGTCCTCATGGACCCGTCAGTGGCAGACACCGGGCTCCGATCAGAAAGGGGAATGAGCGGCGTCGGCATCGGTGCGAGCGACCATGGCCTTCCTGCTAGCACGCCATCACCTGTGCCGCCCGGCACGGACCCTCTGAGCACATCACCACCCAAGCTGGAGATGGTGCTTCCTGTTCAGACGGTCCAGGAGAGCGAGCTGAATGAAAGGTCTTACAGAG CAGATGAATCATCCTCAGAAGGAAGTCCCTGCAGCCCGATTCCAGATGAGGACAGCGTTGTGTTCAGTCAGCTGACATATCTAGGGTGTGCCTCCGTCAACGCCCCCCGGAGTGAGGTGGAGGCCCTTCGCATGATGAGTATTCTCAGAGGGCAGTGCCAAGTCCCCCTGGATGTCACGCTTTCAGTTCCAGGCGTGTCTGAAGGCACTGTCAG GTTGTTGGACCCCCACAACAACACCGAAATTGCCAACTATCCCATCTATAAGATTCTGTTCTGTGTTCGAGGCCATGATGGCACACCAGAGAGCGACTGCTTCGCCTTCACTGAGAGCCACTACAATTCTGAGATCTTCAGGATTCACGTGTTTCGCTGCCAAATCCAAGAGGCG GTCAGCAGGATACTGTACAGCTTTGCCACAGCGTTTCGACGGTCAGCTAAGAAGGCAGTTCTGTTGTCTCAGCAGAACGCTCCGCTGACCCCCGACAGCGACTTGTTTACCTTCACGGTCAGCCTGGAGATCAGGGAGGATGACGGCAAGGGTACTTTCAG TGCTGTAGCAAAAGACAAGGACAAACAGAGCTTCAAGCTTCGTGCAGGACTGGACAAGAAAATTGTCATCTACGTTCAGCAGACGTCCAATAAGGAACTGGCAATCGAGAG GTGTTTTGGACTCCTGCTCAGCCCAGGTAGAAATGTGAAGAACAGCGACATGCACCTGTTAGACCTG GAGTCAATGGGAAAGAGCTCAGACGGGAAGTCTTACATCATCACAGGAAGTTGGAACCCCAACACGCCTCAGTTCCAGACTGTGAACGAGGAAACGCCCAAAG acaaattcATGTACATGACGACAGCAGTGGATCTGGTGATTACCGAGGTGGAAGAACCAGTTCGTTTTCTGCTGGAGACAAGGGTCAGGGTGTGTTCTCCTAACGACAGGCTCTTCTGGCCCTTTAGCAAGCGTAGCTACACTGAGACTTTCTACCTTAAACTACGACAG ATGGAGCGAAAAGAGCGGAAGAGTCCTGCCTCTGACACACTTTATGAAGTGGTGAATTTGGAATCGGagtcagagagagagaagaggaaaaccACAGCCAGTCCAAACATCCTCCCCGCTGGGCCTGGTACCATGGCTCCTTCGCCCCCtgaggatgatgaagaagaag acaatGACGAGCCCTTACTCAGTGGGTCGGGTGACGTTTCAAAGGAGTGCGCTGAGAAGATCCTGGAAACCTGGGGAGACTTGTTGTCCAAATG GCACATGAACTTATCGGTGCGTCCGAAACAGCTGCCAGCTCTGGTCCGGAGCGGCATCCCTGAGGCACTCCGGGGGGAGGTGTGGCAGCTCCTGGCAGGCTGCCACAACAATGACCACCTGGTAGAAGAATACCGAACTCTGATCACAAAG GAATCCCCGCAGGACAGTGCAATCACCAGAGACATCAACAGGACGTTCCCGGCTCACGACTATTTCAAAGACACTGGAGGAGACGGGCAAGACTCGCTTTACAAGATCTGCAAG GCTTATTCTGTTTATGATCAGGAGATCGGTTACTGCCAGGGACAGTCCTTCTTGGCTGCAGTGCTGCTACTACAC aTGCCAGAGGAGCAAGCGTTCAGCGTTCTGGTGAAGATCATGTTCGACTACGGGCTCAGGGACCTTTTCAAACAGAACTTTGAGGATCTGCATTGCAAATTCTTTCAGCTTGAACGGCTCATGCAG GAGTATATTCCTGATTTGTACAACCATTTCCTAAATGTGGGTCTGGAGGCTCATATGTACGCCTCTCAGTGGTTCTTGACCCTCTTCACAGCCAAGTTTCCTCTTTACATGGTCTTCCATATAATCGACCTGCTACTGTGCGAG ggcaTCAGTGTGATCTTCAACGTGGCCTTGGCACTTCTGAAG acaTCAAAAGACGATTTGATCCAAACGGACTTTGAGGGTGCGCTCAAGTTCTTTCGTGTCCCCGTTCCGAAGAGGTACCGCTCGGAGGAAAACGCAAAGAAACTGATGGAGCTGGCCTGTAGCATGAAG ATCAaccagaagaagctgaagaagttTGAGAAGGAGTACCACACCATCCgggagcagcaggagcaacAGGAAGCTCCCATTGAACGATATGAG CGCGAGAACCGTCGTCTGCAAGAGGCCAACATGCGCTTGGAGCAGGAGAACGACGACCTGGCACACGAGCTGGTTAGCAGCAAGATAGCCCTGCGCAAAGACCTGGACAAC GCTGAGGAGAAGGCAGACGCCCTGAAtaaagagctgctgctgactAAACAGAAACTGGTTGAGTCTGAAGATGAGAAGAGACGGCTGGAGGAAGAGTCTGCACAG ctgaaggaaaTGTGCAGACGAGAACTCGATAAGTCTGAATCGGAGATAAAGAAGAACGGTTCCATTATTGGGGAATATAAACAG ATTTGCTCCCAGCTGAGCGAACGGCTGGAGAAACAACAAACGGCCAACCGAGGAGAGCTGGAGAAAATCAGA TCCAAAGTGGAAAGCTGCGAGAAGTGCAGCAGTCTGTTCAACAAAGAGGGTCGAGTCCGGGCGGCGGGGTCGGCGGCGCCCGCCGGGGGGCCGGAGGAGACCGACGAGGAGAAGGAGGCCTTGAAGAACCAGCTGAGGGagatggagctggagctggCTCAGACCAAACTGCAGCTGGTGGAGGCCGAGTGTAAAATCCAG GACCTGGAGCACCATTTGGGTCTGGCTCTCAACGAGGTTCAGGCGGCCAAGAAAACGTGGTTCAACCGAACGCTCAGCTCCATCAAAACCGTCACGGGGACCCAGGGGAAGGAGACCACCTAA
- the LOC108232679 gene encoding probable G-protein coupled receptor 21: MNSSLDSLNQSSTDSSTFSAPFCLLEISYSQTFTTCLLEVSIILLLTVLIICGNLVVIFVFHCAPLLSQHTTSAFIQTMAYADLLVGVSCLFPSLSLLHHLQDLDHKLTCQVFGYMVSVLKSVSMVSLACVSVDRYIAITRPLTYSSLVTPCRVRCCIVLIWLYSALVFLPSFFGWGKPGYHGDVVKWCAVEWRTSPSFTSFIVALLYAPAALTVCFTYANIFKICRQHTREISERHARYRPQQQQGPGMTSGSVVKDASTVEQGHCPHSSQSHKPQHHQSHYQQSTSTYPDKRYAMVLFRITSVFYILWLPYILYFLLESGGIYHHPAASFFTTWLAISNSFCNCLIYSLSNSAFRKGLKRLCSFCLQRSSGGGGFRVRNAKKPFVGFVEKGCAGQGYGYGHREMGISRTCHV; this comes from the coding sequence ATGAATTCCTCCCTGGATTCGCTGAACCAGAGCTCCACTGACTCGTCAACCTTTTCTGCTCCCTTCTGCTTACTTGAGATAAGCTATTCGCAAACGTTCACCACCTGCCTCCTTGAAGTGTCAATCATACTTCTCCTCACTGTTCTTATTATTTGTGGCAACTTGGtggtgatttttgtgtttcactgcGCCCCGCTGCTCAGTCAGCACACCACCAGCGCATTCATCCAGACTATGGCGTACGCAGATCTGCTGGTGGGGGTCAGCTGCCTGTTCCCCTCGCTGTCGCTACTCCATCATCTGCAGGACCTGGACCACAAACTCACCTGCCAGGTGTTCGGCTACATGGTATCTGTTTTAAAGTCGGTCTCAATGGTGTCTCTTGCATGTGTGAGCGTAGACCGCTACATCGCCATTACAAGACCCTTGACTTACTCGTCGCTTGTGACGCCTTGTCGAGTGCGCTGCTGTATCGTTCTGATCTGGCTCTACTCGGCCCTGGTGTTCCTCCCATCTTTTTTCGGATGGGGCAAACCTGGCTATCATGGCGACGTGGTGAAGTGGTGTGCGGTGGAGTGGAGGACTAGTCCATCTTTCACGTCCTTTATTGTCGCGCTGCTCTACGCCCCAGCTGCTCTCACCGTCTGCTTCACCTACGCCAACATCTTTAAGATCTGCCGCCAGCACACCCGTGAGATCAGCGAGCGCCATGCACGTTATCGACCGCAACAGCAGCAGGGCCCGGGAATGACATCAGGATCTGTAGTCAAGGACGCCAGCACTGTAGAACAAGGACACTGTCCCCACTCATCCCAGTCACACAAGCCGCAGCACCACCAATCTCATTATCAGCAGTCCACGTCCACATACCCAGACAAGCGATATGCTATGGTTTTGTTTCGCATCACAAGTGTGTTTTACATCCTCTGGTTGCCCTACATCCTGTACTTTCTGCTAGAGAGTGGAGGGATATACCACCACCCTGCAGCCTCATTTTTTACCACGTGGTTGGCAATCAGCAACAGCTTTTGTAACTGTCTCATTTACAGCCTCTCCAACTCTGCTTTCAGGAAGGGCCTGAAACGCCTCTGCTCCTTCTGTTTACAgcgcagcagcggcggcggcggcttcAGAGTTAGGAACGCCAAAAAaccttttgttggttttgttgaaaAAGGTTGTGCAGGGCAGGGGTATGGATATGGCCACAGGGAAATGGGAATTAGTAGAACATGTCATGTGTAG
- the LOC108232678 gene encoding rab GTPase-activating protein 1 isoform X1, translated as MDDKGSVGKISVSSDSVSTLNSEDFVLVSRLGDETPSSTNNGSDDEKTGLKVISEEGVSFKIVGNGSEQQLQRELADVLMDPSVADTGLRSERGMSGVGIGASDHGLPASTPSPVPPGTDPLSTSPPKLEMVLPVQTVQESELNERSYRADESSSEGSPCSPIPDEDSVVFSQLTYLGCASVNAPRSEVEALRMMSILRGQCQVPLDVTLSVPGVSEGTVRLLDPHNNTEIANYPIYKILFCVRGHDGTPESDCFAFTESHYNSEIFRIHVFRCQIQEAVSRILYSFATAFRRSAKKAVLLSQQNAPLTPDSDLFTFTVSLEIREDDGKGTFSAVAKDKDKQSFKLRAGLDKKIVIYVQQTSNKELAIERCFGLLLSPGRNVKNSDMHLLDLESMGKSSDGKSYIITGSWNPNTPQFQTVNEETPKDKFMYMTTAVDLVITEVEEPVRFLLETRVRVCSPNDRLFWPFSKRSYTETFYLKLRQMERKERKSPASDTLYEVVNLESESEREKRKTTASPNILPAGPGTMAPSPPEDDEEEDNDEPLLSGSGDVSKECAEKILETWGDLLSKWHMNLSVRPKQLPALVRSGIPEALRGEVWQLLAGCHNNDHLVEEYRTLITKESPQDSAITRDINRTFPAHDYFKDTGGDGQDSLYKICKAYSVYDQEIGYCQGQSFLAAVLLLHMPEEQAFSVLVKIMFDYGLRDLFKQNFEDLHCKFFQLERLMQEYIPDLYNHFLNVGLEAHMYASQWFLTLFTAKFPLYMVFHIIDLLLCEGISVIFNVALALLKTSKDDLIQTDFEGALKFFRVPVPKRYRSEENAKKLMELACSMKINQKKLKKFEKEYHTIREQQEQQEAPIERYERENRRLQEANMRLEQENDDLAHELVSSKIALRKDLDNAEEKADALNKELLLTKQKLVESEDEKRRLEEESAQLKEMCRRELDKSESEIKKNGSIIGEYKQICSQLSERLEKQQTANRGELEKIRSKVESCEKCSSLFNKEGRVRAAGSAAPAGGPEETDEEKEALKNQLREMELELAQTKLQLVEAECKIQDLEHHLGLALNEVQAAKKTWFNRTLSSIKTVTGTQGKETT; from the exons ATCGTGGGGAATGGAagtgagcagcagctccagaggGAGTTAGCGGACGTCCTCATGGACCCGTCAGTGGCAGACACCGGGCTCCGATCAGAAAGGGGAATGAGCGGCGTCGGCATCGGTGCGAGCGACCATGGCCTTCCTGCTAGCACGCCATCACCTGTGCCGCCCGGCACGGACCCTCTGAGCACATCACCACCCAAGCTGGAGATGGTGCTTCCTGTTCAGACGGTCCAGGAGAGCGAGCTGAATGAAAGGTCTTACAGAG CAGATGAATCATCCTCAGAAGGAAGTCCCTGCAGCCCGATTCCAGATGAGGACAGCGTTGTGTTCAGTCAGCTGACATATCTAGGGTGTGCCTCCGTCAACGCCCCCCGGAGTGAGGTGGAGGCCCTTCGCATGATGAGTATTCTCAGAGGGCAGTGCCAAGTCCCCCTGGATGTCACGCTTTCAGTTCCAGGCGTGTCTGAAGGCACTGTCAG GTTGTTGGACCCCCACAACAACACCGAAATTGCCAACTATCCCATCTATAAGATTCTGTTCTGTGTTCGAGGCCATGATGGCACACCAGAGAGCGACTGCTTCGCCTTCACTGAGAGCCACTACAATTCTGAGATCTTCAGGATTCACGTGTTTCGCTGCCAAATCCAAGAGGCG GTCAGCAGGATACTGTACAGCTTTGCCACAGCGTTTCGACGGTCAGCTAAGAAGGCAGTTCTGTTGTCTCAGCAGAACGCTCCGCTGACCCCCGACAGCGACTTGTTTACCTTCACGGTCAGCCTGGAGATCAGGGAGGATGACGGCAAGGGTACTTTCAG TGCTGTAGCAAAAGACAAGGACAAACAGAGCTTCAAGCTTCGTGCAGGACTGGACAAGAAAATTGTCATCTACGTTCAGCAGACGTCCAATAAGGAACTGGCAATCGAGAG GTGTTTTGGACTCCTGCTCAGCCCAGGTAGAAATGTGAAGAACAGCGACATGCACCTGTTAGACCTG GAGTCAATGGGAAAGAGCTCAGACGGGAAGTCTTACATCATCACAGGAAGTTGGAACCCCAACACGCCTCAGTTCCAGACTGTGAACGAGGAAACGCCCAAAG acaaattcATGTACATGACGACAGCAGTGGATCTGGTGATTACCGAGGTGGAAGAACCAGTTCGTTTTCTGCTGGAGACAAGGGTCAGGGTGTGTTCTCCTAACGACAGGCTCTTCTGGCCCTTTAGCAAGCGTAGCTACACTGAGACTTTCTACCTTAAACTACGACAG ATGGAGCGAAAAGAGCGGAAGAGTCCTGCCTCTGACACACTTTATGAAGTGGTGAATTTGGAATCGGagtcagagagagagaagaggaaaaccACAGCCAGTCCAAACATCCTCCCCGCTGGGCCTGGTACCATGGCTCCTTCGCCCCCtgaggatgatgaagaagaag acaatGACGAGCCCTTACTCAGTGGGTCGGGTGACGTTTCAAAGGAGTGCGCTGAGAAGATCCTGGAAACCTGGGGAGACTTGTTGTCCAAATG GCACATGAACTTATCGGTGCGTCCGAAACAGCTGCCAGCTCTGGTCCGGAGCGGCATCCCTGAGGCACTCCGGGGGGAGGTGTGGCAGCTCCTGGCAGGCTGCCACAACAATGACCACCTGGTAGAAGAATACCGAACTCTGATCACAAAG GAATCCCCGCAGGACAGTGCAATCACCAGAGACATCAACAGGACGTTCCCGGCTCACGACTATTTCAAAGACACTGGAGGAGACGGGCAAGACTCGCTTTACAAGATCTGCAAG GCTTATTCTGTTTATGATCAGGAGATCGGTTACTGCCAGGGACAGTCCTTCTTGGCTGCAGTGCTGCTACTACAC aTGCCAGAGGAGCAAGCGTTCAGCGTTCTGGTGAAGATCATGTTCGACTACGGGCTCAGGGACCTTTTCAAACAGAACTTTGAGGATCTGCATTGCAAATTCTTTCAGCTTGAACGGCTCATGCAG GAGTATATTCCTGATTTGTACAACCATTTCCTAAATGTGGGTCTGGAGGCTCATATGTACGCCTCTCAGTGGTTCTTGACCCTCTTCACAGCCAAGTTTCCTCTTTACATGGTCTTCCATATAATCGACCTGCTACTGTGCGAG ggcaTCAGTGTGATCTTCAACGTGGCCTTGGCACTTCTGAAG acaTCAAAAGACGATTTGATCCAAACGGACTTTGAGGGTGCGCTCAAGTTCTTTCGTGTCCCCGTTCCGAAGAGGTACCGCTCGGAGGAAAACGCAAAGAAACTGATGGAGCTGGCCTGTAGCATGAAG ATCAaccagaagaagctgaagaagttTGAGAAGGAGTACCACACCATCCgggagcagcaggagcaacAGGAAGCTCCCATTGAACGATATGAG CGCGAGAACCGTCGTCTGCAAGAGGCCAACATGCGCTTGGAGCAGGAGAACGACGACCTGGCACACGAGCTGGTTAGCAGCAAGATAGCCCTGCGCAAAGACCTGGACAAC GCTGAGGAGAAGGCAGACGCCCTGAAtaaagagctgctgctgactAAACAGAAACTGGTTGAGTCTGAAGATGAGAAGAGACGGCTGGAGGAAGAGTCTGCACAG ctgaaggaaaTGTGCAGACGAGAACTCGATAAGTCTGAATCGGAGATAAAGAAGAACGGTTCCATTATTGGGGAATATAAACAG ATTTGCTCCCAGCTGAGCGAACGGCTGGAGAAACAACAAACGGCCAACCGAGGAGAGCTGGAGAAAATCAGA TCCAAAGTGGAAAGCTGCGAGAAGTGCAGCAGTCTGTTCAACAAAGAGGGTCGAGTCCGGGCGGCGGGGTCGGCGGCGCCCGCCGGGGGGCCGGAGGAGACCGACGAGGAGAAGGAGGCCTTGAAGAACCAGCTGAGGGagatggagctggagctggCTCAGACCAAACTGCAGCTGGTGGAGGCCGAGTGTAAAATCCAG GACCTGGAGCACCATTTGGGTCTGGCTCTCAACGAGGTTCAGGCGGCCAAGAAAACGTGGTTCAACCGAACGCTCAGCTCCATCAAAACCGTCACGGGGACCCAGGGGAAGGAGACCACCTAA